A section of the Chryseobacterium ginsenosidimutans genome encodes:
- the htpG gene encoding molecular chaperone HtpG — protein MTKGNINVSVENIFPLIKKFLYSDHEIFLRELISNATDATLKLKHLTSIGEAKVEYGNPKLEVKIDKDQKTLRIIDQGIGMTAEEVEKYINQVAFSGAEEFLEKYKDSAKDSGIIGHFGLGFYSAFMVAEKVEIITKSYKDEPAVRWICDGSPEFTLEETTDKTDRGTEIILHIAEDSTEFLEESKIRELLLKYNKFMPVPIKFGTKTHTLPLAEDAPEDAVAETEEVDNIINNPTPAWTIAPSELTNEDYMKFYHELYPMQFEEPLFNIHLNVDYPFNLTGVLFFPKLSNNLNIEKDKIQLYQNQVFVTDEVKGIVPDFLMLLRGVIDSPDIPLNVSRSYLQADGAVKKISSYITKKVADKMASLINENRQDYEQKWNDIKVVIEYGIVTEEKFAEKSDKFTLYPTTDGKYFLWNELEEKIKPNQTDKDGNLIVLYTSNADEQHSYIQSAKDKGYEVILLDSPVISHVIQKLETSKDKVSFVRVDADHVNNLIKKDEPIISKLNETEKESLKKNVEETINDKKFTVQLEDLDSTDSPFTITQPEFMRRMKDMQATGGGGMFGMGGFPEMYNLVVNSNSEFANQILKNENAEEKQGLIKHALDLAKLSQNLLKGKDLTDFIQRSYKQLEK, from the coding sequence ATGACTAAAGGAAATATTAACGTATCTGTGGAAAATATTTTCCCGCTTATCAAAAAATTTCTTTACAGTGATCACGAAATATTCCTGAGAGAACTGATCTCAAATGCAACTGATGCTACTCTAAAACTAAAACATTTAACGAGTATTGGTGAAGCAAAAGTTGAATATGGAAATCCTAAACTTGAAGTTAAGATCGATAAAGATCAAAAGACACTTCGTATTATTGATCAGGGAATCGGGATGACTGCAGAAGAAGTTGAAAAATATATCAATCAGGTTGCTTTTTCGGGTGCTGAAGAGTTTTTGGAAAAATATAAAGATTCGGCAAAAGACTCCGGAATTATCGGTCATTTCGGACTTGGATTTTATTCCGCATTTATGGTTGCTGAAAAAGTAGAAATCATTACAAAATCTTACAAAGATGAACCGGCAGTGCGTTGGATTTGCGACGGAAGCCCCGAATTTACTTTAGAAGAAACAACTGACAAAACCGACAGAGGAACGGAAATTATCCTTCACATTGCAGAAGATTCTACCGAATTTTTGGAAGAAAGTAAAATTCGTGAATTGTTGTTGAAATATAATAAATTCATGCCTGTTCCGATTAAATTTGGAACAAAAACTCACACGTTACCTTTAGCAGAAGACGCTCCGGAAGATGCCGTTGCAGAAACGGAAGAAGTTGACAATATCATCAACAATCCTACTCCGGCCTGGACAATTGCTCCAAGTGAACTGACGAATGAAGATTACATGAAGTTTTATCACGAACTGTATCCGATGCAGTTTGAAGAGCCTTTATTTAATATTCATTTAAATGTTGATTACCCATTCAATCTGACGGGAGTTTTATTCTTCCCAAAACTGAGTAATAACTTAAATATTGAAAAAGATAAGATACAGTTATATCAAAATCAGGTTTTTGTAACGGATGAAGTAAAAGGTATCGTTCCGGATTTCTTGATGCTTCTTCGTGGTGTAATTGATTCTCCGGATATTCCGTTAAATGTCTCCCGTTCGTATTTACAAGCTGACGGAGCGGTGAAGAAAATATCTTCTTACATCACGAAAAAAGTGGCCGATAAAATGGCTTCTTTAATCAATGAAAACCGTCAAGATTACGAACAAAAATGGAATGACATTAAAGTTGTTATCGAATACGGAATCGTAACAGAAGAGAAATTTGCGGAAAAATCTGATAAATTCACATTATATCCGACGACTGACGGAAAATATTTCTTGTGGAATGAATTGGAAGAGAAAATTAAGCCTAATCAAACCGATAAAGATGGCAATTTAATTGTTCTTTATACTTCCAATGCAGATGAACAGCACAGTTATATTCAATCTGCAAAAGATAAAGGATATGAAGTCATTTTATTGGATTCACCTGTAATTTCCCACGTTATCCAAAAACTGGAAACTTCAAAAGATAAGGTTTCATTTGTAAGAGTGGACGCTGATCATGTGAATAATTTGATCAAAAAAGACGAACCCATTATTTCTAAATTAAATGAAACCGAAAAAGAATCATTGAAAAAGAATGTTGAAGAAACAATTAATGATAAAAAATTCACCGTTCAGCTTGAAGATTTAGACAGTACTGATTCTCCATTTACAATCACTCAGCCCGAATTCATGAGAAGAATGAAAGATATGCAGGCAACCGGCGGTGGCGGAATGTTTGGAATGGGAGGTTTCCCTGAAATGTATAACTTGGTAGTAAATTCTAACAGTGAATTTGCCAACCAAATTTTGAAAAATGAAAATGCAGAGGAAAAACAAGGATTGATAAAACACGCTTTGGATTTGGCTAAACTTTCCCAGAATTTATTGAAAGGAAAAGATCTGACTGATTTTATCCAGAGAAGTTATAAGCAGTTAGAAAAATAA
- the recA gene encoding recombinase RecA produces the protein MSNIEDKKKALALVLDKLDKTYGKGTVMTLGDSAIDTTIEVIPSGSLGLDIALGVGGYPRGRIIEIYGPESSGKTTLTLHAIAEAQKAGGIAAFIDAEHAFDRGYAGKLGIDLENLIISQPDNGEQALEIADNLIRSGAIDIVVIDSVAALTPKAEIEGEMGDSKMGLHARLMSQALRKLTATISRTKCTVIFINQLREKIGVMFGNPETTTGGNALKFYASVRVDIRKASAPIKNGDEAVGSRVKVKIVKNKVAPPFKMAEFDIMYGEGVSKTGEILDAAVDMGIVKKSGSWFSYGDTKLGQGRDAVRDLLKDNPELSEELENKIKEELKNKAN, from the coding sequence ATGAGCAACATAGAAGATAAGAAAAAAGCACTGGCATTGGTGCTTGACAAATTAGATAAAACATACGGAAAAGGAACTGTAATGACTTTGGGAGACAGTGCAATTGACACTACTATTGAAGTTATTCCTTCAGGATCTTTGGGATTAGACATCGCTCTTGGAGTAGGCGGCTATCCAAGAGGAAGAATTATTGAAATATACGGACCTGAATCTTCAGGTAAAACAACTTTAACACTTCACGCAATCGCAGAAGCTCAGAAAGCAGGTGGAATCGCTGCATTTATTGATGCAGAGCATGCTTTTGACAGAGGTTATGCAGGAAAGCTAGGAATCGATTTAGAAAACTTAATCATTTCTCAACCGGACAACGGTGAACAGGCTTTGGAAATTGCCGATAACTTGATCCGTTCAGGAGCAATCGACATCGTTGTGATTGACTCTGTAGCTGCATTGACTCCAAAGGCAGAGATTGAAGGCGAAATGGGAGACTCTAAAATGGGTCTTCACGCAAGATTGATGTCTCAGGCTTTGAGAAAATTAACAGCTACCATTTCAAGAACTAAATGTACTGTGATTTTCATCAACCAGTTGAGAGAAAAAATCGGAGTAATGTTCGGAAACCCTGAAACAACAACCGGTGGTAATGCATTGAAATTCTACGCTTCGGTAAGAGTAGACATCAGAAAAGCAAGTGCGCCGATTAAAAACGGAGATGAAGCTGTAGGTAGCCGTGTAAAAGTGAAAATTGTGAAAAACAAAGTAGCTCCACCTTTCAAAATGGCTGAATTTGACATTATGTATGGTGAAGGAGTCTCTAAAACAGGAGAAATTCTTGATGCTGCAGTGGATATGGGAATTGTGAAGAAAAGCGGTTCTTGGTTCAGCTACGGTGACACTAAATTGGGACAAGGTCGTGATGCTGTAAGAGATTTATTAAAAGATAATCCTGAGCTTTCTGAGGAATTGGAAAACAAGATCAAAGAGGAATTAAAGAATAAGGCTAATTAA
- a CDS encoding oxygenase MpaB family protein, giving the protein MEKVILQPRFKDSPHFKDFWAKGNGKQLVEFSGAEISFKDFEKFSPYFYHVDEIGDQVVRDVYLTKKFHEASKEIERYIRNGVSENDDVPESVKELFLQTQKIPDWLDYDLIKSGAELCMRSNLDSLISLRDYCLIGGYDYAYLNKPLITTEALKKGAVKRLSETLDFWVNTTRYDALNLHNKGYEFAIKTRLIHSYARLSIKKNYKGWDMENWGEPINSWDMMATYIGFSLVFMHSLHKLGNTFSDTEEKGLFHLWKYIGYLLGIPEKLLPNDKKQATEYFYLWTSVQPSADKDSVLLAHSLLNESLENPILKYKFQRKNLRYLHICCTWFLLDDEVCKRLKIPEVSYRKVFPRTKWIINKIYDTVVNRQARINKGNKDQMKVLSDYLNTTQNSNFR; this is encoded by the coding sequence ATGGAAAAAGTAATTTTACAACCACGCTTTAAAGATTCACCGCATTTTAAAGATTTCTGGGCGAAAGGCAACGGAAAACAGCTTGTTGAATTTTCTGGTGCAGAGATAAGTTTTAAAGATTTTGAAAAGTTTTCCCCTTATTTTTATCATGTTGACGAGATTGGAGATCAGGTTGTAAGAGATGTTTATTTAACCAAAAAGTTTCACGAAGCCTCCAAAGAAATTGAGCGGTACATCCGAAACGGGGTTTCTGAAAACGACGATGTTCCTGAAAGTGTAAAAGAACTTTTTTTACAGACTCAGAAAATTCCGGATTGGCTTGATTATGACCTCATCAAAAGCGGTGCAGAGCTCTGCATGAGAAGCAATCTGGATTCATTAATTTCGCTTCGGGATTATTGTTTAATCGGAGGTTATGATTATGCTTACCTCAACAAACCCCTGATTACTACTGAAGCCTTGAAAAAAGGTGCAGTAAAAAGACTTTCCGAAACTCTCGATTTTTGGGTCAATACGACAAGATATGACGCTTTAAATCTTCACAATAAAGGGTATGAATTTGCTATAAAAACCCGATTAATTCATTCTTACGCGAGACTTTCCATAAAAAAAAATTACAAAGGCTGGGATATGGAGAATTGGGGAGAACCTATTAATTCCTGGGATATGATGGCGACTTATATCGGTTTTAGTTTAGTGTTCATGCACAGTCTTCATAAATTAGGAAATACGTTTTCAGATACTGAAGAAAAAGGACTTTTCCACCTTTGGAAATATATAGGATATCTCCTGGGAATTCCCGAAAAGCTTTTACCAAACGACAAAAAACAGGCTACAGAATATTTTTATCTGTGGACTTCCGTTCAGCCTTCTGCTGATAAAGATTCTGTACTTCTTGCTCATTCTTTATTGAATGAATCTCTCGAAAACCCTATCTTAAAATACAAATTCCAAAGAAAAAACCTCCGTTATCTTCATATTTGCTGTACATGGTTCTTGCTCGATGATGAAGTTTGTAAAAGATTGAAGATACCCGAAGTTTCCTATAGAAAAGTCTTTCCGAGAACTAAGTGGATTATTAATAAAATTTATGATACCGTCGTAAATCGGCAAGCCAGAATTAATAAAGGAAATAAGGATCAAATGAAAGTATTGAGTGACTATCTCAACACTACTCAAAATTCGAATTTTCGTTAA
- a CDS encoding response regulator transcription factor has translation MNNSEKKHPLIEIWNTYPGLRKEHKKISHIPPIEKILGEMFAIGEFYYYVLNLTNSTVSHHHPNILKLHGIKEYPENLKEIIDLTHPDDIEFIIKAEQKVIQKMMEIGREYQLYLKSSYCFRMKTAAGNYELFHHQAILTHEDEQQNLIQSINIHTNINHITKENPYTVLISGIGLRNDFHQIKIENPSTFEKFSEVNLTKRETEILALIAKGYSGSEISKMLILSEHTVRTHRKNILVKTNSRNGKELLRKAFEWGLI, from the coding sequence ATGAATAATTCTGAAAAAAAACATCCCTTAATTGAAATCTGGAATACCTATCCGGGGTTAAGAAAGGAACACAAAAAGATTTCTCATATTCCTCCTATTGAGAAAATTCTTGGCGAAATGTTCGCTATTGGCGAGTTCTATTATTATGTATTAAATCTTACCAACAGTACTGTTTCACATCATCATCCAAATATTTTAAAACTTCATGGAATAAAAGAATATCCTGAAAATTTAAAGGAAATTATTGATCTCACCCATCCTGATGATATTGAATTTATTATAAAAGCCGAACAAAAAGTTATTCAAAAAATGATGGAAATCGGCCGAGAATATCAGCTATATCTAAAATCCAGCTACTGCTTCAGAATGAAAACAGCCGCCGGAAACTATGAATTATTTCATCATCAGGCAATTCTCACACACGAAGATGAACAGCAAAACCTGATACAATCTATTAATATCCACACCAATATCAATCATATTACAAAAGAAAATCCATATACGGTTCTTATTTCAGGGATCGGATTGAGAAACGATTTTCATCAAATAAAAATTGAAAACCCTTCAACATTTGAAAAATTTTCTGAAGTAAATCTAACCAAAAGGGAAACTGAAATTTTAGCACTTATTGCTAAAGGATATTCAGGATCAGAAATTTCAAAAATGTTGATTTTATCAGAACATACCGTTCGCACGCACCGAAAAAATATTTTAGTGAAAACCAATTCCCGAAATGGTAAAGAATTATTGCGAAAGGCATTTGAATGGGGCTTAATTTAA
- the gap gene encoding type I glyceraldehyde-3-phosphate dehydrogenase — MSTIKVGINGFGRIGRLVFRAMTERDNIEVVGINDLIDATYMAYMLKYDSVHGIFPGEVSVEGNDLVVNGKRIRVTAERDPNNLKWNEIGADYIVESTGLFLDKENAAKHINAGAKKVILSAPSKDDTPMFVMGVNHTELTDDIKILSNASCTTNCLAPLAKVIHDNFGIVEGLMTTVHATTATQKTVDGPSMKDWRGGRAALNNIIPSSTGAAKAVGKVIPSLNGKLTGMSFRVPTVDVSVVDLTVRIEKAASYEEICSVIKAASEGELKGILGYTEDAVVSQDFIGDKRTSIFDKDAGIMLSPNFVKLVSWYDNEMGYSNKLVDMLIHSASLSN, encoded by the coding sequence ATGTCAACAATCAAAGTAGGTATCAACGGGTTTGGTAGAATTGGACGTCTTGTTTTCAGAGCAATGACTGAAAGAGACAACATCGAAGTAGTAGGAATTAATGACCTTATCGATGCTACATACATGGCTTATATGCTTAAATATGATTCTGTACACGGTATTTTCCCGGGTGAAGTTTCTGTAGAAGGAAACGACCTTGTGGTAAACGGAAAAAGAATCAGAGTAACAGCTGAAAGAGACCCAAACAACCTAAAGTGGAACGAAATCGGTGCTGATTACATCGTTGAATCTACAGGTTTATTCTTAGATAAAGAAAATGCTGCAAAGCACATTAATGCCGGTGCAAAAAAAGTAATCCTTTCTGCTCCTTCTAAAGACGATACTCCAATGTTTGTAATGGGTGTAAACCACACTGAACTTACTGACGATATCAAAATTTTATCAAACGCTTCTTGTACGACCAACTGTTTAGCTCCTTTGGCTAAAGTAATCCACGATAACTTCGGAATCGTAGAAGGTTTGATGACAACGGTACACGCTACAACGGCAACTCAAAAAACAGTTGACGGTCCTTCAATGAAAGACTGGAGAGGTGGTAGAGCTGCTCTAAACAATATTATCCCTTCTTCTACAGGTGCTGCTAAAGCGGTAGGAAAAGTAATCCCTTCATTGAACGGAAAATTAACAGGGATGTCTTTCAGAGTACCAACTGTTGACGTTTCTGTAGTAGATTTAACAGTAAGAATTGAAAAGGCTGCTTCTTATGAAGAAATCTGCTCAGTAATCAAAGCTGCTTCTGAAGGTGAATTGAAAGGTATTCTTGGATATACTGAAGATGCTGTAGTTTCTCAAGACTTCATCGGAGACAAGAGAACTTCAATCTTCGACAAAGATGCTGGTATCATGCTTTCTCCTAACTTCGTAAAACTTGTTTCTTGGTATGACAACGAAATGGGTTATTCCAATAAGTTAGTGGATATGTTGATTCACTCTGCTTCTTTATCTAACTAA
- the pfkA gene encoding 6-phosphofructokinase — protein MKESAVKKIAVLTSGGDSPGMNAALRAVVRTANYYNIECYGVREGYNGLIQGDFLKMGARSVKNIINQGGTILKSARSKEFRTFKGRQEAYENCVKHGIEALVCIGGDGTFTGAKIFNEEFGIKVIGIPGTIDNDIFGTDNTIGYDTALNTAMDAIDKIRDTATSHNRVFFVEVMGRDAGFIALNSGLATGALDILIPEKRDSLDELFANFRNAEKTGKASSIVVVAEGEKLANIYELAEKTQKEFPDYDIRVAILGHIQRGGSPSCADRVLASRLGYGAVVGLMEGRTNVMAGMRSNDIVYTEIEEAIKKHNEINKDLLLISEILAI, from the coding sequence ATGAAAGAGAGTGCTGTAAAAAAAATTGCAGTTCTTACTTCAGGAGGCGATTCTCCGGGTATGAATGCAGCATTAAGAGCGGTGGTAAGAACCGCAAATTATTATAACATAGAATGCTACGGAGTAAGAGAAGGCTATAATGGTCTGATCCAAGGTGATTTCCTGAAAATGGGAGCCCGTTCCGTAAAAAATATAATCAATCAGGGGGGAACCATCTTAAAATCTGCCCGTTCCAAAGAATTCAGAACCTTTAAAGGACGCCAGGAAGCGTATGAAAATTGCGTAAAACACGGAATTGAGGCGTTGGTATGCATCGGTGGAGACGGAACTTTTACAGGAGCAAAAATCTTTAATGAAGAATTCGGAATTAAAGTTATTGGTATTCCGGGAACAATTGATAATGATATTTTCGGAACCGATAATACAATCGGATACGACACTGCTTTAAATACAGCCATGGATGCCATTGACAAAATCCGTGATACAGCAACCTCTCACAACAGAGTTTTCTTTGTGGAAGTGATGGGTCGTGATGCCGGTTTTATTGCGTTAAACAGTGGTTTGGCAACCGGTGCTCTGGATATTTTAATTCCTGAAAAAAGAGACAGTCTGGATGAGTTGTTTGCCAACTTCAGAAATGCAGAAAAAACAGGAAAGGCTTCAAGTATTGTTGTGGTAGCAGAAGGTGAAAAACTAGCCAACATCTATGAACTGGCGGAGAAAACTCAGAAAGAATTTCCTGATTACGACATCAGAGTCGCTATTTTGGGACATATTCAGAGAGGAGGATCACCAAGCTGTGCAGACAGAGTTTTGGCAAGCAGACTAGGTTATGGAGCTGTTGTAGGACTTATGGAAGGACGAACCAATGTAATGGCGGGAATGCGATCCAACGATATTGTTTACACAGAGATCGAAGAAGCCATTAAAAAACATAACGAAATCAATAAAGATCTTTTACTGATTTCAGAAATTTTAGCAATCTAA
- a CDS encoding TIGR03915 family putative DNA repair protein — protein sequence MTTLLYDGSFDGLFTAIFEVFEYRYKDVEIASRERFHQENIFAEIHEVITQNDKSERVLNKLEQNIGKSGIHELLKVYLSEDPESEQLILSAVKQSIQHPDENILQNYADNDILKISKICKSVSRERHRMTAFVRFEKMQDDVFFAKIDPDFNVLPLILKHFKDRYQDQKWMIYDLRRNYGILYDLENCDFFYPEEKLDLNKYQQKFHDEEMQYQTLWQRYFTKTNILERKNLKLHIQHVPRRYWKYLTEKH from the coding sequence ATGACTACCCTACTCTACGACGGCAGTTTTGACGGACTTTTCACAGCAATATTTGAAGTTTTTGAGTATCGTTATAAAGATGTGGAAATTGCAAGCAGAGAAAGGTTTCATCAGGAAAATATTTTCGCTGAAATTCACGAGGTGATTACCCAAAATGATAAATCTGAACGGGTTTTGAATAAGCTGGAGCAAAATATTGGCAAGTCTGGGATTCACGAATTATTAAAAGTTTATTTATCCGAAGATCCGGAATCAGAACAGCTTATCCTGTCTGCCGTAAAACAATCGATACAACATCCTGACGAAAATATTCTGCAAAACTATGCAGATAATGATATCCTGAAGATTTCAAAAATCTGCAAATCTGTAAGCAGGGAAAGGCATCGAATGACCGCTTTTGTACGATTTGAAAAAATGCAGGACGATGTTTTCTTCGCTAAAATCGATCCTGACTTTAATGTTCTTCCTCTAATTCTTAAACATTTTAAAGACCGTTATCAAGATCAAAAATGGATGATTTATGACCTTCGAAGAAATTATGGAATTCTTTATGATTTAGAAAATTGTGACTTTTTCTATCCTGAAGAAAAGTTAGATTTAAACAAATATCAGCAGAAGTTTCATGATGAGGAAATGCAATATCAAACGCTTTGGCAACGGTATTTTACAAAGACCAATATTCTGGAAAGAAAGAATCTGAAGCTGCATATTCAGCATGTCCCGAGAAGGTATTGGAAATATTTGACTGAAAAGCATTAA
- a CDS encoding putative DNA modification/repair radical SAM protein: MNFDRLKEKLEILADAAKYDVSCSSSGGSRKNKKGALGDSSASGICHTYTEDGRCVSLLKILLTNHCIYDCAYCVSRSSNDIKRAAFTVEEVVDLTINFYRRNYIEGLFLSSGIFKNADTTMERLVRVAKKLRLEENFNGYIHLKSIPGASDILMEEAALYADRLSINLEIPTESGLKLLAPEKNRQDMLNPMKYIQNGIAQNKDDKKTFRKVPKFAPAGQSTQMIVGATNENDLQIIKVADHFYKNFNLKRVYYSGYVPVLEDKRLPSLTTEVPMLRENRLYQSDWLMRFYGFKAEEILDPNMPFLDLEVDPKLSWALRHLHQFPVNLQTADYQMILRIPGIGVKTAQKIVSARRFQVLNMDHLKKLGAAVNRAKYFIDFNAGNAFLKYLTDINLRKLLIGGSSSKFQNQFSQQLTLF, encoded by the coding sequence ATGAATTTTGACCGCCTGAAAGAAAAACTCGAAATCCTTGCTGATGCAGCGAAATATGATGTTTCATGCTCATCCAGCGGAGGTTCCAGAAAGAATAAAAAAGGTGCTTTAGGAGACAGTTCCGCAAGCGGGATCTGTCACACCTATACGGAAGACGGGCGATGCGTTTCGCTTCTCAAAATTCTCCTTACCAATCACTGTATTTACGATTGTGCGTATTGTGTTTCCCGAAGTTCGAATGACATCAAAAGAGCGGCTTTTACCGTAGAAGAGGTTGTTGATTTAACCATTAACTTTTACCGGAGAAATTATATTGAAGGATTATTTTTAAGCTCAGGAATTTTCAAAAATGCGGATACAACAATGGAACGCTTAGTTCGTGTCGCAAAAAAATTACGTCTTGAAGAAAATTTCAACGGATATATTCATTTAAAATCCATTCCCGGTGCGAGTGATATTTTAATGGAAGAAGCCGCTTTATACGCTGACAGATTATCCATCAACCTTGAAATCCCTACAGAAAGCGGACTGAAATTATTGGCTCCCGAAAAAAACCGACAGGATATGCTCAATCCGATGAAATATATTCAGAACGGGATTGCTCAGAATAAAGATGATAAGAAAACTTTCAGGAAAGTTCCGAAGTTTGCTCCGGCAGGACAATCGACTCAAATGATTGTGGGTGCCACCAATGAAAATGATTTGCAAATTATTAAAGTTGCCGATCATTTTTATAAGAATTTTAATCTGAAAAGAGTGTATTATTCCGGGTATGTTCCGGTTTTAGAAGATAAAAGATTGCCTTCTTTAACCACGGAAGTTCCGATGCTTCGTGAAAACCGTTTGTATCAGTCAGATTGGCTGATGCGTTTTTATGGTTTTAAAGCAGAAGAAATTTTAGATCCCAATATGCCATTTTTAGATTTGGAAGTCGATCCTAAATTGAGCTGGGCGTTGAGACATTTGCATCAATTTCCTGTTAATTTACAGACTGCAGATTATCAGATGATTTTGAGAATCCCAGGAATTGGTGTGAAAACTGCACAAAAAATTGTAAGCGCAAGACGTTTTCAGGTTTTGAATATGGATCATTTGAAAAAATTGGGAGCGGCCGTAAACCGGGCAAAATATTTCATTGATTTTAATGCCGGAAATGCTTTTTTAAAGTATTTAACGGATATTAATTTAAGAAAATTATTGATTGGAGGGAGTTCTTCCAAGTTTCAGAATCAGTTTTCGCAACAACTTACCCTTTTTTAA
- a CDS encoding hydroxymethylglutaryl-CoA reductase, degradative, whose amino-acid sequence MNHIPVEGFSKITKQGKIDWLVNEYLDGNEEYQTILKQYWNENSDLQKLHDEFSENTISNFYMPYGIAPNFLIDGKLFALPMAVEESSVVAAASKAAKFWIDKGGFKTTIINNEKLGHTHFIFDVESHKLQHFFNFNLKKKLFEATEAITANMRNRGGGILDIKLIDKTAEMPNYYQLKASFDTVDSMGANFINSCLEQFGKTLKQEVAISEDFTEEERSSLQIVMNILSNFTPDCIVRAEVSCKIEDLKDDSGISNEEFARKFKQAVTIAEIEPFRATTHNKGIMNGVDAVVIATGNDFRATEACAHAYAAKDGRYSSLTHCTTDNGIFRFWIDLPISVGVVGGLTNLHPLVKFSLALLGKPSAQELMSILAVSGLAQNFGALRSLVTTGIQKGHMKMHLLNILNQMGATEEEKQHFVTYFKDKTVTHHEVINEFNRLRGN is encoded by the coding sequence ATGAATCATATACCGGTAGAAGGTTTTTCTAAAATCACAAAACAAGGGAAAATCGATTGGCTTGTAAACGAATATCTTGACGGAAACGAAGAATATCAAACTATATTAAAACAATATTGGAACGAAAACAGTGATCTTCAGAAGCTTCACGATGAGTTTTCTGAAAATACGATCTCCAATTTTTATATGCCTTACGGAATTGCTCCGAATTTTTTAATTGACGGAAAGTTATTCGCTCTTCCTATGGCAGTTGAAGAAAGTTCTGTAGTTGCAGCAGCCTCAAAAGCAGCAAAATTCTGGATTGATAAAGGTGGTTTTAAAACGACAATTATCAATAATGAAAAATTAGGCCATACTCATTTTATTTTTGATGTTGAATCTCATAAATTACAGCATTTTTTCAATTTTAATTTAAAGAAAAAATTATTTGAAGCTACGGAAGCAATCACAGCCAATATGAGAAATCGTGGCGGTGGAATTTTAGATATTAAGTTAATTGATAAAACTGCCGAGATGCCCAATTATTATCAGCTTAAAGCAAGCTTTGATACGGTAGATTCAATGGGGGCAAATTTTATTAATTCTTGTTTGGAACAGTTTGGAAAAACTTTGAAGCAGGAAGTTGCCATCAGTGAAGATTTTACAGAAGAAGAAAGAAGTTCTTTACAAATTGTAATGAATATTCTTTCCAATTTTACACCGGATTGTATTGTAAGAGCTGAGGTTTCCTGTAAAATTGAAGATTTAAAAGATGACAGCGGAATTTCTAACGAAGAATTTGCGAGAAAATTCAAACAGGCGGTTACGATTGCTGAAATTGAACCTTTCCGTGCGACCACTCACAATAAAGGAATTATGAACGGAGTAGATGCGGTAGTAATTGCAACAGGAAATGATTTCAGAGCGACCGAGGCCTGCGCACATGCTTACGCGGCGAAAGATGGAAGATATTCCTCATTAACACATTGTACAACCGACAACGGAATTTTCAGGTTCTGGATCGATCTTCCGATTTCTGTAGGAGTTGTAGGCGGTTTAACTAATCTTCATCCTTTGGTAAAATTCTCTTTGGCATTACTTGGAAAACCTTCTGCTCAGGAATTGATGAGTATTTTGGCAGTTTCCGGATTGGCTCAGAATTTTGGAGCGTTGCGTTCTTTGGTGACGACGGGAATTCAGAAAGGGCACATGAAAATGCATTTACTGAATATTTTAAACCAAATGGGTGCTACAGAAGAAGAAAAACAACATTTTGTAACGTATTTCAAAGATAAAACGGTAACTCATCATGAAGTTATCAATGAGTTTAACCGATTGAGAGGAAACTAA
- a CDS encoding DUF423 domain-containing protein, whose amino-acid sequence MKTITLVFGAVYGMLSVILGAFGAHALKKILSVEKLESFETGVRYQMYAAFFLLIVGYILKFDTTSQKWISILMIAGTILFSFSIYGLSLQDYLGANLKFLGPITPLGGLLMILSWGMLILYFAKNKI is encoded by the coding sequence ATGAAAACAATTACTTTAGTTTTTGGTGCTGTATACGGAATGTTATCCGTGATTTTGGGTGCATTCGGCGCGCACGCTTTAAAGAAAATTTTATCTGTGGAAAAACTGGAAAGTTTTGAAACAGGAGTGAGATATCAAATGTATGCTGCCTTCTTTTTACTGATTGTCGGTTATATCCTGAAATTTGACACAACATCTCAAAAATGGATTTCTATTTTAATGATTGCAGGAACAATACTGTTTTCTTTCAGTATTTACGGATTGAGTTTACAGGATTATTTAGGAGCTAACTTAAAATTTTTAGGTCCAATCACTCCGCTTGGAGGGTTGTTGATGATTTTAAGCTGGGGAATGTTAATTCTTTACTTTGCTAAAAATAAAATATAA